The Paracoccus sp. MC1862 genome includes a window with the following:
- the tssF gene encoding type VI secretion system baseplate subunit TssF: MDRAFLAAYEAELDHIRGLASEFAALHPNVARNLSLDSVPCPDPYVERLLEGVAFLAARTALKIEAEGRRFTAGVLEALWPDLAAPAPAMGMGVLQPGPQVQAMPAGHRVPRGSRLCAVMREGLTTRATYTTAQDVTLWPIALEAAEYLPDRGALAAAGLGVPASRAEAAIRLILRGAGPTSLSALTLDRLDLCFAGSPRAAALFDAVHGSAIAAVAHPARPGAAGQAIALPAMVGVADDEGLTPRVRQSFEGFRLLRDYFLMPERFHFLRLNEISPAAAQCGPGVALDLAVLLSRPEPQLAGLDAGDFRLFATPLVNLFEKECNFVDLDPRATAHPVHADRARTRDFEIYRLLRVADADREGDSGLLCPVHAPRARTGEAPLWWAERRPRRPATDEISRGQMRSSYAGDDLWISVSQSAGAMPRRLDIRALCTNRDLPILDDTPRLTPEGGEPILRVDLIAPMRRPQPALTAADAGATRAPGDDTAWRLVAQLSSSHLSLAEAGRGGAPLNALLALYADRGDPALARHARAVASVSSRPVIERLALPGPLAFGRGTEITLDIDETLLAGASHFLLSALLDRLFARYASVNAFVRTRTRLVRKQEEMSWPMRPGCRARI, from the coding sequence ATGGACCGCGCCTTCCTTGCCGCCTACGAGGCCGAGTTGGACCATATCCGGGGGCTCGCCTCGGAATTCGCGGCGCTGCATCCGAACGTGGCCCGCAACCTGTCGCTGGATTCAGTGCCCTGCCCCGATCCCTATGTCGAGCGGCTGCTCGAAGGCGTGGCTTTCCTGGCGGCGCGCACGGCGCTGAAAATCGAGGCCGAGGGCCGGCGGTTCACGGCGGGCGTACTGGAGGCGCTGTGGCCCGATCTTGCCGCGCCGGCGCCCGCCATGGGCATGGGCGTGCTGCAGCCCGGCCCCCAGGTCCAGGCCATGCCCGCAGGCCACCGCGTGCCCCGCGGCAGCCGGTTGTGCGCCGTCATGCGCGAAGGGCTGACCACGCGCGCCACCTATACCACGGCACAGGATGTCACCCTTTGGCCGATCGCGCTGGAAGCGGCAGAGTATCTTCCCGATCGCGGCGCTCTGGCCGCCGCGGGCCTCGGGGTGCCAGCCAGCCGGGCCGAGGCCGCGATCCGCCTGATCCTGCGCGGCGCCGGGCCCACGTCCCTCTCCGCCCTGACGCTCGACCGGCTGGACCTGTGCTTCGCCGGAAGTCCCCGCGCGGCCGCGCTGTTCGACGCGGTCCACGGCAGCGCCATCGCTGCGGTCGCCCACCCGGCGCGGCCCGGCGCGGCGGGGCAGGCCATTGCGCTGCCGGCCATGGTCGGCGTTGCCGATGATGAGGGCCTTACCCCCCGCGTCCGGCAGAGCTTCGAGGGATTTCGCCTGCTGCGGGATTATTTCCTGATGCCCGAGCGCTTTCATTTTCTGCGTCTGAACGAGATTTCCCCGGCCGCGGCTCAATGCGGTCCCGGCGTGGCGCTTGACCTTGCCGTGCTGCTGTCGCGGCCCGAACCGCAACTGGCCGGTCTGGACGCGGGCGACTTTCGGCTTTTCGCGACGCCGCTGGTCAACCTGTTCGAAAAGGAATGCAACTTCGTCGATCTCGACCCCCGCGCGACCGCCCACCCGGTCCATGCCGACCGCGCCCGGACCCGCGATTTCGAGATCTATCGCCTGCTCCGTGTCGCCGATGCCGACCGCGAGGGGGACTCGGGACTTCTCTGCCCTGTCCATGCGCCGCGGGCCCGCACCGGCGAAGCCCCGCTGTGGTGGGCCGAACGCCGCCCCCGCCGCCCTGCCACCGACGAGATCAGCCGCGGCCAGATGCGCAGCTCCTATGCGGGCGACGACCTGTGGATCTCTGTCTCGCAGAGCGCCGGCGCCATGCCCCGGCGGCTGGACATCCGCGCGCTTTGCACCAACCGCGACCTGCCGATCCTGGACGACACGCCGCGCCTGACCCCCGAGGGCGGAGAGCCGATCCTGCGCGTCGATCTGATCGCCCCTATGCGTCGCCCGCAGCCGGCGCTGACCGCGGCGGATGCGGGCGCAACCAGGGCCCCCGGGGACGACACCGCATGGCGGCTGGTGGCGCAACTGTCGTCCAGCCACCTTTCGCTGGCCGAGGCCGGGCGCGGGGGCGCGCCGCTGAATGCACTGCTGGCGCTTTACGCCGACCGCGGCGATCCGGCGCTGGCCCGCCACGCTCGTGCGGTTGCGTCTGTGTCCAGCCGGCCGGTGATCGAACGGCTGGCCCTGCCCGGCCCGCTCGCCTTCGGACGGGGCACCGAGATCACGCTGGACATCGACGAAACCCTGCTGGCCGGCGCAAGCCATTTTTTGCTGTCCGCGCTGCTGGACCGGCTGTTCGCTCGGTATGCTTCGGTCAATGCCTTTGTCCGCACGCGCACCCGGCTTGTCCGCAAACAGGAGGAGATGTCATGGCCGATGCGGCCCGGCTGTCGCGCCCGGATCTGA
- a CDS encoding type VI secretion system baseplate subunit TssE, with protein MPGPPLDERPRTALPPRGRREAVQPSLWDRLIDDLPGLAAEIARLEATLRPRIGAERLEALSAGGDAQGLAPEDARDWAALAQLRNRRTVLQDRGVFVTPEQLREAVRRDVEDLFGVERFEVRYLLTDMERRMAPRGMAGGAEDPAEMLVDFPHVRASVLNYGVPAFAGRRASDFDHEALACELREVLALFEPRLRRDSIRVTVEPGARVGLRIRIEGLLLMAPVPERLRLLTTIDLDTGAAATALEEG; from the coding sequence ATGCCCGGCCCACCCCTGGACGAACGCCCCCGGACCGCCCTGCCCCCGCGTGGACGGCGCGAGGCGGTGCAGCCGAGCCTGTGGGACCGGCTGATCGACGACCTGCCCGGCCTTGCGGCCGAGATAGCCCGCCTCGAGGCCACGCTGCGGCCCAGGATCGGCGCCGAACGGCTGGAGGCGCTGTCTGCAGGAGGCGATGCCCAGGGGCTTGCCCCCGAGGACGCGCGGGACTGGGCAGCCCTGGCGCAATTGCGCAACCGCCGCACGGTGCTTCAGGACCGGGGCGTCTTCGTGACCCCCGAGCAGTTGCGCGAGGCGGTGCGCCGCGACGTCGAGGACCTGTTCGGGGTCGAGCGGTTCGAGGTGCGCTATCTGCTGACGGACATGGAGCGCCGCATGGCCCCGCGCGGGATGGCCGGGGGGGCCGAGGATCCCGCCGAGATGCTGGTCGATTTTCCCCATGTCCGGGCCTCGGTCCTGAACTACGGCGTGCCCGCCTTTGCCGGGCGACGGGCGAGCGATTTCGATCACGAGGCGCTGGCCTGCGAGTTGCGCGAGGTGTTGGCCCTGTTCGAGCCCCGCCTGCGCCGCGACAGCATCCGCGTCACGGTCGAACCCGGCGCCCGCGTCGGCCTGCGCATCCGCATCGAGGGACTGCTGCTGATGGCCCCGGTGCCGGAAAGGTTGCGCCTGCTGACCACCATCGACCTCGACACGGGCGCCGCCGCGACGGCGCTGGAGGAGGGCTGA
- a CDS encoding type VI secretion system tube protein Hcp yields the protein MAFTGYLKIDGIDGESRRADHEGEIDVWGVSLNAAQKSSAATGSGRVRGRATVSDLTLRKWYDAASPYLALACMQGKAFPEIVFTARKDSGEAHLDYLTITMSNCLISGYDMKQDSPSEDSAALISEEVGISFEKIKIKYVLQADDHSKGDEHEVEYDLMAAK from the coding sequence ATGGCCTTCACCGGATACCTCAAGATCGACGGCATCGACGGCGAATCCCGACGAGCCGACCACGAGGGCGAGATCGACGTCTGGGGCGTCAGCCTGAACGCCGCGCAGAAAAGCTCGGCCGCGACCGGCTCCGGTCGCGTGCGCGGGCGTGCGACGGTCAGCGACCTGACGCTGCGCAAGTGGTACGACGCCGCCTCGCCCTATCTCGCGCTGGCCTGCATGCAGGGCAAGGCCTTCCCCGAGATCGTCTTCACCGCCCGCAAGGATTCCGGCGAGGCGCATCTGGATTACCTGACGATCACGATGAGCAACTGCCTGATCTCTGGCTATGACATGAAGCAGGACTCGCCTTCGGAAGACTCGGCCGCCCTGATCTCGGAAGAGGTCGGGATCTCGTTCGAGAAGATCAAGATCAAGTATGTTCTGCAGGCCGACGACCATTCGAAGGGTGACGAGCACGAGGTCGAATACGACCTGATGGCGGCCAAGTGA